The Gloeobacter violaceus PCC 7421 DNA window GGCGTGGCCTCGCTGCGGCAGACGGCCAGCAGATTGGTCACGAACGGATGGGGTGGAACGTGGATTTTGAGGGCCATCGGTGATCTTCAGGCGACCGAGTCGCCCTGGGCTTCGCCGCTCAGTTGAGCGCGCAACAGCGCCAGCGAAGGAAAGGTGAAATGGTTTTCCTCGACGTACTGGGCGCTAAATAGGCCCTTAAAACCCCAAAAATATCGCTCCTGGATGCGCTCGGAGCGATGGACAACCACGATAGCCGGCGGTTGGATGCGGTTGGCTTCGATAAAGCGCCGGGCGGCGGTCACCGATTTTTCTTCGCAGCATTCGAGCCCGAACCGGGGAACTAGATCGAGAATCCGCTTGCCCTCCAGGCGGCGGGGATTCACGCGCTTGCGTCTGGCCAAGCTTTGATCTCCTGAATGGGTAGACAGGTCGGGGAGGAAAGCAGGTATGAGTATAGCGGTTGAGGCCCGGCAAACAAAGCGGACTTTACAATCCGAAAGTGAGCGGCCGGACCACATAAAACGTTCCCACCCCGGCGGCGGCGGCCACCAACAGGGTCAGCACCCAAAACAACCAGCCCGGTCCTTCCGGCAATGCGGACTTTTCTGCGGCGAACCGAGGGGCGGGGAAGCTTTCTTCCTCCTCGACAGGCTCGGTCCATTTGGTGAACATCAGGGGCCGGGTGGCCGGAGCGGCAACGGCGCGATGGGAAGCGGATTCGGCGACCACCGGCGCAGGGGGAAGCGGCGCTTCTGAAAGTTTCAGATTCAACCGGCGCACCTGCAGCTCGAGGGCCTGGTTTTGGCGTTCGAGACGCTCATTGCGGCTGACCAGTTCGTCGAGGGTCTGCTCGACTTCGTCGAGGCGGGCGCAGAGGCGGCGAAAAACAGCCACCGGGACAACGGAAGACTTTTTTCGAAACATGGGGCAGAGGGATGGAACTGCGCCCTCATCATAATGGGGGAGCTGCCGCCGGGAGTTTCAATCCCCCCTGTTTGGGGGCTAGCGCAGGGCATTCACGATGTGCAACACCGCCGATTCGAGGGCGGCGCGCTCGGGGCGACCGCTCTTGAGCGCCACCTCCAGTCCAAGCAAAATCGGCAGGACCCGTCCGAGGCGCTCCGCGGAGGTGCGCTCCACTTCTTTTTGCAAAAAATAGACCCGCCCCGGATTGGCGATCTCGGCGGCGGCGGCGATGGCCTGGGCATCGCGCTCGCCCGCTTCGATGAGAACCCGTACCCACAACCAGGTCCGAAACTGGTTGACCAGCACCGCCTGGATGCGCAGGGCCGGTTCGTTGCGCCGCAGCAGTTCGTCGAGTACGCGCAGGGCAGTGGCGGCTTCCCCGGCCAGCAAAGCGGCGGCCAATTGAAAACTGGTGTGGGCGGTAGTGGCCACCAGCGCACCCACCGCCTCGGCGTCGACGGAGCGGCCCTGGGCAAAAAGGGCGAGCTTCTCCAGTTCGTTGTCGAGGCGGCGCGTATCGTTGCCGACCGCCTCGGTAAGTAGTTGCAAAGCCGGGGCGCTCAGGGTGACTTTGCGCTCCTGGGCCATCTGCTGCACCTGGGCTTTGAGCTTCGCCTCCTGCCAGGGAGGGATGAGCGAAAATTCGCGCACCTCGCCCACTTTGGCCACGAGCTTGGTCGATTTGAGGCGTCCGTCGGGCTTGCCCTGCAAAGTAAACAGCAAATGGCCGTTGGGATGGAGATGCGGCAAGGTGCGGGCCAGTTCGGCCAACTCGCCCTCGGGACAGTGGCTGAAGATTCTCGCTTCTTCGACCCACACGAGGCGCCCGCCGCCGCCAAACGGTGCACTTGCCGCCTGGTTGAGCGCATCGATGAGCGCCTCGCCCGCGTAGCGCCCGAAGTTGAACGCCTCCCAGGCCGGCTCGACCGCAGCGGCACGCAGTTGCTCGACGGCCTGCCCGCGGCGGTAGGCGTCCTCTCCCCAATAGAGGTGCACCGGCATGGTGGTTACTGGCTAGAAGCCAGGGCGCGGGAGAGCGCCTTCGCCCCGGCCTGGTACTGGCTGTCGGCGTCGGTGGCCAACTGCTCCAGCGAGAAGCTCTTGGGCAGTTCCACTTTCACGTCGGGCTCGATGCCTTGTTTGTGGATGTCCCGCCGCGACGGGG harbors:
- the holA gene encoding DNA polymerase III subunit delta encodes the protein MPVHLYWGEDAYRRGQAVEQLRAAAVEPAWEAFNFGRYAGEALIDALNQAASAPFGGGGRLVWVEEARIFSHCPEGELAELARTLPHLHPNGHLLFTLQGKPDGRLKSTKLVAKVGEVREFSLIPPWQEAKLKAQVQQMAQERKVTLSAPALQLLTEAVGNDTRRLDNELEKLALFAQGRSVDAEAVGALVATTAHTSFQLAAALLAGEAATALRVLDELLRRNEPALRIQAVLVNQFRTWLWVRVLIEAGERDAQAIAAAAEIANPGRVYFLQKEVERTSAERLGRVLPILLGLEVALKSGRPERAALESAVLHIVNALR
- a CDS encoding DUF3155 domain-containing protein; its protein translation is MARRKRVNPRRLEGKRILDLVPRFGLECCEEKSVTAARRFIEANRIQPPAIVVVHRSERIQERYFWGFKGLFSAQYVEENHFTFPSLALLRAQLSGEAQGDSVA